CACCGTGAACTCCGACACCTCCTCGAAGAAGTCTGCGAAGGAGTACAGCGAGGAGTACACAAGCTGGAATAGCATGTCCTCCATCATGAACTTCACCGTCACGAAGAACTTCTTCAGCTTCGACATCTCGTAGACGCTCTGCTTCGCCTCGCGCGTGTTCAGCCAGCCCTTCCCCGCCGACTGAAAGCTGCTGATGATGGTCTCGCAGATGCGCGGCAGCCACTCCTCTTTCAGCTGCCGCGACGCCGAGGCGAGGTGCTCGCGCTGGCACTTCACAAACGACTCCAGAGGCATCTGCCGCTCCTTGGGCAGGTTGAACAAGGAGCCCTCGAGCACCTTCATGCACTCCCGTTGTACCCCTGTCAacgcctgcaccacctccggCTGCGTAAAGTACGTCGCAAACGTGAATGCCTGTTCCTGCTCGGCAAACACGAAGCCGTCACCCTCCACGCAGATCACCGTGGACGGGTCGCCCCGGTCGCTGCGGTCGACGGCAAGGTTGGGGCCACGCAAAAGCTCTTCGGGGTCCATGTGGGTGGAGTTGACGACCATGCGGGCCACCGACTCGTCGATGCAGATGCGGTCGCGCAACAGCAGGCGGTTGTGGCTCCGCTGCCACTCTAGCGTAATTTCCGATATCAGCCGCTCCACGCGCTCTGCCACGTCAGGGAACTCGGCAGGGCTGAGCTGAGGGATGTCTGtgccgaggtggcgcagccgctctGCCAGCCCGGCGTCCAGCTCTTCGAGGCTCGCCACGAGCATCGAGTCGCAGCACAGTCGGTAAAGAATCCACGAGGTTGtcttctgccgctgcgtgtgGGCGCTGACCAGGCGCTGCACGTACACGATTGGATCCTCGGCAATAAACCGCACAAAGATGCGAGGCAACGTCGCCACCggctcgccgtcctcgtcgtatgctgcagcaccagcaccgcctccgtcgctATACGAGGAGCGCGCCTTCGTCGGGGCGGAGCCCCAATAGAGCCGAATCGTGTTCGTGTCCTCGGCCCATCCAATCACGCGACACGGGCGGAGCTCGAAGGAGTCCCGGTCTTCGCAGTAGTACACGGCCTCGGCTGGAAGAAAGCGAGACGCCTGCGTTGGTGCCATGGCCGCCATCGTCATCCACTCAGACGGATTGCGGCAGTCGTAAGAGGTGTCGTCAAAGATCTCCAGCGGCAGGCTTTGCGCACTACGACGCGCCAGCGTCTCCCAGGTGAGCCCACTGACCTGCAAAAGACGGTCAACGCTCTCACTGTCGTAcagtcggcggcggcgctcgatCTCGACGTCGCGTGGCATGCGGCCCCGCTTGTAGGCGTACGGCACCTGCACCTTCGGCTCGAAGGTTCCGGGGCTCGCCGTCGGGAACCGCAAAGCAGACTCTTTGTACAGGCTGCTAACCGGTAGAGCAGCGAGGGCAGTGGCTGCCCCTGTGTCGGCGTtaccggccgcagcggcactaCTCTCCGacgctgcgaaggcggcggcattCGTGCTTCGCTGGGTGTCAAGATGGTTGCGCTCCATCACTAGTCCGCGGACTGGCGCAGTCGGCTCCTCATCGTCGCCTGTCGCCACGGTGGTGGCACCGCTCTGAGGGCGAAGAAAGCTTTGCAGCATATCTTTGAGTGCTTCAGCGTCGGTGATGCGTGTGAAGTTCGTAGTGTATGCTGCAGGCAACAACACACTCCCGCTTTAACAAAAAAACTTGTATTGAGTCTGAGAGAGCTCCGCGTGTGGCAGCAACGCTGCTGAATGCCCTGCAATGACGCCCGTGCGAGTGTGAACCTTGGAGCGCTCTTCTGTGGGCCagtgcacgcacgtgccgctTGAAGCCCCTTTGAAGAAAGCCGCTCGTGACGTTGAGCAGTATTAGGGAACGCGCCGCGGCAACACGCCGAGGAATGAGGTGAGAGGCGGCTCgtagcggtggcggcaacggcaacaagggggagaggaggagggggtagaTTCAATAAGCGCCAAAACAGAGAAACGCAAGCtgaagagaaaacaaaaaaaatcaaCCGGAAGATCCAGCCtccacatgcacacgcgcagagaaGTGATTGTGAGCTCAAAACCGGAGCCCCTCCAAGCAGCCGAGGAGTAAAAAAAATGATCAAAGAAAACAAAATGTCTATGTACACAAAGGGCTGCTCGCAATGAGGGGGATGCCTCTCACCACAGacgcggagagagagagaggcgaagaagaCGGAGAGTGAGGAGGGCACGTCGTTGACTCACAGCCTGTCAGAAGCTAGAGAAACCCCTTTTCTGTGCTCGGTCTGCGGTGTAAGCGTGCTGCTCCAAAGATATCCCACACCCGATCCGTGCGTCGGCcagcgtgtgcacgtctGAGCCGTCTCACGGTGCTACGGGAGGGAAAGGTTCGAAATaacaagagaaagagaaggacgggggaggggagggtgaaGTAGGTTGTGCGTGCACAGAGatggaggcagagagagaacaaaGTCGAGCGTTGCGCGGCGTGTGAGCTGTTCTTGAACACCCCCAAGCACGCCTTATGCAGATGTGCCTGCCACCAGCACAGACCCTCGAGCGCACTTGGGAGGCAAGCGTCGAGAGGGAAGACACGACATGAGAGAGGGGCGCACCATGAAGAGACCTACTCCGCCTTGCAGAATGCGATGCACCGCCGATCGAAAGCGGCGGCcttccgccccccccccacccctgccaGTCGCGCCCGACGGAGAGCGGGCGAGAAAAGGGGGGATTCTTCCAGCAGTCCAGAAAAAGGTGCAGAGGCCACTGTTTGTCTCTGCGATCGTTtcttttttggggggagCTTCTGTTTCCAGCCTTGTTGCAGTAGAGGCGCCCGCCACGCATTGCCACCATCACTATCAGCACGCATGATGCATACATCCACAGTGGGGAGAGAATGAGAAAGATAGCAACAGAGAatgagagcgagaggcaggTTGGTTGGCGGGTCCGTTGGACTGGAACGGTGGCACACGAGAGGCATCGAAAGatacggaaaaaaaagaaaggtgagaaaacaaaaaaacgaaatCGTACAGGCAACAGCAAACCCGCCCGAAGACAGACGCgcaggcacaggcacacacacgcgcatgcagaAAGAAGTGCTCTGTAGCACCTCTCCTGATACATCTAGGAGAGTTTCTTCAGAATCTTGTTCGCCTCGCTGGCGACTaggcgcatgtgcgtgcagTCGGCGGCGTTGGCCAGCACTGACATGAGGCGCGAATCACACTGGAGTTCCTGGAGCACGTCGCGCGAGATGGACTCGCACAACGTGGACAGAGCTGCCAGCAGACTCACGGCTACGGCGCGCCTCGCCGATGACAGAAGCGCAGTGGACAAAGCCTCCACCCACATCTCGATGGTGGATGCCGAGGTGAGGTCGTTGCGAGCTACTGACGAAAGACGGACAAAGTCCTCTATCACAGAAGCGGCGGACTCCATCAGAGCAATACTGTTGGCTGTGCCGGCGCAAATGGGCAGCAACACAGAGACGATGGAGTCCTGCACACAGCCGGCGCACTGCGCCGCTACCCGTGATGACGGGTCCTCCGCCACGCgacgcaccaccacagccaaAAGGTTGCAGCACAATTCCACCAGCGGCTCATTCTTGCTCGTGGCGGCTGACGCGAGCGTCTCGAGGGCCAGCGCGCACAGGCCCTGGCGCACGACGTAGTCGAAGATATCCACCCGCTGGCTCACCAGTAAGCAGAGGTGAATGAAAGAGAGCGGGTAGTACATATCGTCGCCATCCCCACTTCCATTCAGGTAGTCCAGAATGTGGCCCAGTAGCTCCTCCGATACGAGGCCGGAGAGCTTGCTCTGAGCCATCTCGCCGCACGTCACGAGAAGCCGCATCGTGTTTGTGGGGATCGGGCTTGTCTCTtgcaagagagaggcaacattcggcgccaccgcgttCAGCACCTGGCGTGCAGCCGACGTGGCGCCACTGCTCTCCTtgcgcgtcgccgtcacctcggCCGAGATGGGCACCATGACAGACGTCAAAAAACGAATAGCAGTGAAGCGGCCGCTCGCCCCCTTGCGTCGCAGCATTTCTGCGTAGGAAGTGGCGAGGTACAGGCATATGTTCTCTTCAtaccgcagcacctcctccgggTTCTCGACAAAGCGGTCGGCAATGCTGTTGAATTCCTCCCTGTAGGTGCCGTAGATCGTGTTATTCATGGCCTTGTCAATGCAGGTCGAGAGGCTCTGGAAAACATCCTTTTGGAAGTCGATGCCCCCGCGCACAGCGGAGTTGTTCAGCAACTGCTGAATGGCAGCGAggtgcgtcgccgtcgaggTCGAAGACACGCGCCGCGCAATACTTGCGAGCTTCTCAGACACGAACCAGGCAAGGAAGGCCGACAAGgctgcgccacagcgctTCACATACGAGTCCGCGTCGCGGACGAGGCGATCGAGGAAGGCGACGATGCGGCTGTTGAGGATTTGGCAGATGGTACtcccgccgacgcagccgaTGAGCATCACGAAGAGCAGTGTTTTGCCGTAGACAGCGACTGGCGCCTGCTCGATCGCCTCGCTCAGGTGCTCCAGCAAGTCTTCACTCACGAACAACGCGTTGCCGACAACCTCCTCCGCATCCTCGACGCTGAGCGAGGACGTCAAGGTAGAGCCTCGGcgaccactgctgccgccgctgccgctgctgtgcgagTCAAGAGAGGCCTGCGACCACAATCGAGCAAACGGACTTTGTAGCGTCACCAAGCCCTTTACGATGGCGTAGTTGAGGAACGTCAGCAGGATCTGCATCGTGTGCGTGAGAGTAGATCGCTGCATCACAGTTGCGTACGACGTCACCCGCAGCCACTTGCACTGCATGACAGCGAGGATCAGCTCATCCTTCACCATGGCGAGCTTGAacgccgcgcacgccgcaTCGGAGCGCATGTCCTCGCTCCGACCCTCCACCGAGGGAAGCGCGAACACTgccagcagcttctccacaAAGACTGGGTCGGCAAACAGCTCCAGCGTCATCTCCCGCTGCGGAGTGGATGCCATGTTCTCTATCATCTTTGCCGCATAATGCTTCagcacgtcgtcgtcggagtCCAACGCCGAGACGTAGATGCGCTTCACAGTGGCCGACTGCACGTTCCACACGGCGCGCTGCCTCTTCTGCTGAACAGCGATGTAGAAAAGAAACTCCCCGATGCAGGAGAGCAGCTTGCGCTTCACCGGCACATTTGTTTCGTCTTCAAACAGCTGCATAATGTCTGGCAGGATAGACGAGGAGGCCACTTCCGACGTGATAAAGGCTGTTGTG
Above is a window of Leishmania mexicana MHOM/GT/2001/U1103 complete genome, chromosome 28 DNA encoding:
- a CDS encoding putative protein kinase; the encoded protein is MNNYVLNDEIGQGAYSTIYKGRYRTTTEFYAIASIDKKRRERVVNCVQLLRSMHHSNVIEFHNWYETNNHLWIITEYCTGGDMSTILRSSIHLTTRAVQAFGRDVAMGLMYIHSKGVVYKDLQTRNLLMDSAAMLRFHDFSLACLFHDAATPPLIGTPLYMAPELFMADRPLYSMASDLWSFGCVLHELATGKPPFAASDLETLLSDILTSPTPTVPDAPEFFQTLLCGLLEKDPLKRYTWADVVRSEFWDEPLQLPSNGFPSQVAWEDYKRSRSGRAASQYNWTDADVRAAVAHAVAAAKSNTSTHNVEERERAAATLNVAKELDFTASAAMLLERLPERTQERAANTVGHVTTAYGSLVHGCPSTTSAALNTVNANGSSPSGVSTFRRSRLSESKNSGGDPQRHRVSKGRGAASSRASGSAAIAYEGGRAAYATNSGAKEDRPTEANLHLFGSEALRHLTISDLLPHHTDQHIRPLSNNSRIEYTPEPSYDISTLGFTALTAAEINNLTGKEHTAFFRSLYLALSNMSSGYDNVLNTMNYVISLCGDAEVARASVNSSVMRLCVKHAGRRDAPAGFRAAAALIMGLLVRTTAFITSEVASSSILPDIMQLFEDETNVPVKRKLLSCIGEFLFYIAVQQKRQRAVWNVQSATVKRIYVSALDSDDDVLKHYAAKMIENMASTPQREMTLELFADPVFVEKLLAVFALPSVEGRSEDMRSDAACAAFKLAMVKDELILAVMQCKWLRVTSYATVMQRSTLTHTMQILLTFLNYAIVKGLVTLQSPFARLWSQASLDSHSSGSGGSSGRRGSTLTSSLSVEDAEEVVGNALFVSEDLLEHLSEAIEQAPVAVYGKTLLFVMLIGCVGGSTICQILNSRIVAFLDRLVRDADSYVKRCGAALSAFLAWFVSEKLASIARRVSSTSTATHLAAIQQLLNNSAVRGGIDFQKDVFQSLSTCIDKAMNNTIYGTYREEFNSIADRFVENPEEVLRYEENICLYLATSYAEMLRRKGASGRFTAIRFLTSVMVPISAEVTATRKESSGATSAARQVLNAVAPNVASLLQETSPIPTNTMRLLVTCGEMAQSKLSGLVSEELLGHILDYLNGSGDGDDMYYPLSFIHLCLLVSQRVDIFDYVVRQGLCALALETLASAATSKNEPLVELCCNLLAVVVRRVAEDPSSRVAAQCAGCVQDSIVSVLLPICAGTANSIALMESAASVIEDFVRLSSVARNDLTSASTIEMWVEALSTALLSSARRAVAVSLLAALSTLCESISRDVLQELQCDSRLMSVLANAADCTHMRLVASEANKILKKLS